The Flavobacterium commune genome contains a region encoding:
- a CDS encoding PAS domain S-box protein produces MIQYYTFLFNQLTESIALSLSKNLSTIRMFDIMNQLPIDKNLYRTVVPFIFFIIFLLIYKFHKIKYALGNKFIKDFTPQNAENKECQLHFLFLGLIVLILELTFEFFKLRPKSMLITNVSISLLLMTIAYLSTQFEFIFRNIKKIFRIVFFLGFLKVASNLIYSSNDNIPFISFLLFVFFSYNILKPLKLYVLFVLFTFSYLIGISILNLAPLDNITVVFNYTLVVVCINFIRHMSIQDVNEKFQFNNQIINKGNSLTMAKNRKNEIVFCSENVASVLGYSVKEIMGYGYYNLTDNPEITSKESFESQINDKVFVRKLKCKNGQYKFIQWKNKQFSDDLIIGIGQDITNEIHIQNQYKNLVENAPDFIYEIDLEGKIVFANNYTLKTLGYEENEVINEPYSRFIRKDYLSLIDTFYKNQPESNTEFPVLEIPVLRKNEETVWIAQKLMISQDDLGKIKGYSSIARDITFIKNIDIEKQKREEKNKKYNENLKQFTAKSYSTEETLESKLRLILENTAKTIEANRISYWEYLDDKIKCLQFYDLKSNEFANGGELLKKDFPKYFNSIENKTPLVATDVSTNPLTKELYANYLKKNDIYSMIDTPVFINGELIGILCIEVTDAIKQWDNEDINFARAIADSITIAFESKRRLEVEQKLTYKSDLLSAMNLCTERFLKVKNIDAIFTDLLIIIGKSTKSYRSFYYQHNYENQTISQKYRWTSGNDFLNETNPAYQNLPYAFFGGFNPNIIENRAYHVVTSAIENPGLKQKLQALDAVSLMLFPVFVKNKLHGVLGLNDLNEDRVWAEDEVQILQTLTMNIGSSIERIENEITINESEEKFRLLANNIPGTVYLSENDEDYTKIYLNDEIEKLTGYPKEDFLEKRIIYKNLIHPDDLEKTLLKSSTKLAKLEAFHLTYRIINSKGEIVWVDEFVDTVVKNGEIKYIEGIMLDISKRKEAEKAIKAKEYAETANKAKSEFLANMSHEIRTPLNGIIGFTDLLMKTKLDHIQEKHMITVNQSALTLLEIVNDILDFSKIEAGKLELHIEKQKIKELLTQVIDLIQFEANQKKLKLELNIAQDVPDYFWIDIVRVKQVLMNLLSNAVKFTEKGSVKLDISVEEKINDNQTKIRFAVIDTGIGILEQNQKKIFKAFSQEDSSTTKKFGGTGLGLTISNKLLNLMDSRLKLKSEIGKGSCFYFDLDLKTNNQKLEIKTAEQLTVNVENFNFFKENPIFKDAKILLVEDNKINMLLLKTIIKNTIPEAKIFEAANGLEAITQFETILPDIIFMDIQMPIMNGYEATEEIRKLTSGKNVPIIAITAGAEKEEKSKCLEIDMNDYISKPIVKGVVEKTLAKWIK; encoded by the coding sequence ATGATACAATACTATACTTTTTTATTCAATCAGCTTACAGAAAGTATTGCTTTAAGTCTTAGTAAAAATTTATCAACAATTAGAATGTTTGACATAATGAATCAATTGCCCATTGATAAAAATCTATACCGAACAGTGGTTCCGTTTATATTTTTTATCATTTTTTTATTGATTTATAAGTTTCATAAAATTAAATATGCCTTAGGAAATAAATTCATAAAAGATTTTACGCCTCAAAATGCTGAAAACAAAGAATGCCAACTTCACTTCCTGTTTTTAGGACTAATCGTTTTAATATTAGAACTAACCTTTGAGTTTTTTAAATTAAGACCTAAAAGTATGCTGATTACTAATGTAAGCATCTCATTATTATTAATGACTATTGCTTATTTAAGTACCCAATTTGAGTTCATATTCCGCAACATAAAAAAGATATTCCGTATCGTTTTCTTTCTTGGATTTCTTAAAGTTGCTTCTAATTTAATCTACTCAAGTAACGATAATATTCCGTTTATAAGTTTTTTACTATTTGTTTTTTTCTCATACAACATCTTAAAACCCTTAAAACTATACGTCCTTTTTGTATTATTTACCTTTAGCTATCTCATTGGTATTTCAATACTAAATCTGGCACCTCTGGACAACATTACAGTTGTTTTCAATTATACCTTAGTTGTAGTTTGTATCAATTTTATTCGCCACATGTCAATTCAGGATGTGAACGAAAAATTTCAATTCAACAACCAAATTATAAATAAAGGAAATTCGCTAACGATGGCAAAAAACAGAAAAAACGAAATTGTTTTTTGCAGCGAAAATGTAGCATCTGTATTGGGGTACAGCGTTAAGGAAATTATGGGTTATGGTTATTATAACTTAACCGATAATCCCGAAATAACTTCCAAAGAATCTTTTGAGAGTCAAATAAACGATAAAGTTTTTGTTAGGAAATTAAAATGCAAAAACGGACAATACAAATTCATCCAATGGAAAAACAAGCAATTCTCTGACGATTTAATTATAGGAATTGGTCAGGATATTACCAATGAAATTCATATTCAAAATCAATATAAAAATTTAGTCGAAAATGCACCCGATTTTATTTATGAAATTGATCTTGAAGGCAAAATTGTTTTTGCCAACAATTATACTTTAAAAACCTTAGGATACGAAGAAAACGAAGTAATAAACGAGCCTTATTCTCGCTTTATTCGCAAAGATTATCTTAGTCTCATTGACACTTTTTACAAGAACCAGCCAGAGAGTAACACTGAATTTCCTGTACTGGAAATCCCTGTTTTAAGAAAAAACGAAGAAACGGTATGGATTGCTCAAAAACTCATGATTAGTCAGGATGATTTAGGAAAAATTAAAGGTTATTCAAGTATTGCCCGGGATATTACTTTTATCAAAAACATCGATATTGAAAAACAAAAAAGAGAAGAAAAAAATAAAAAATACAACGAGAATTTAAAACAATTTACTGCTAAGAGTTATTCAACCGAAGAAACCTTAGAAAGCAAATTAAGACTAATACTCGAAAATACCGCAAAAACTATCGAAGCCAACCGAATTAGCTATTGGGAATATTTAGACGACAAAATCAAATGCCTTCAATTTTATGATTTAAAATCAAATGAATTTGCTAATGGTGGCGAATTATTAAAAAAGGATTTTCCTAAATATTTTAATTCCATCGAAAACAAAACTCCATTAGTGGCAACAGATGTTAGCACCAATCCGTTAACAAAAGAATTGTATGCTAATTATCTGAAAAAAAACGATATTTATTCGATGATAGACACTCCGGTTTTTATCAACGGAGAACTAATCGGTATTTTATGTATCGAAGTGACCGATGCTATCAAACAATGGGATAATGAAGATATTAATTTTGCCAGAGCCATTGCCGATAGTATCACCATAGCATTTGAATCAAAAAGAAGACTCGAAGTAGAACAAAAACTGACTTACAAAAGTGATTTGCTTTCGGCAATGAATTTATGTACCGAACGATTCCTGAAGGTTAAAAACATCGATGCTATTTTTACCGATTTACTTATTATCATTGGAAAATCAACCAAATCCTATCGCAGTTTTTACTACCAGCACAACTACGAAAATCAAACCATTAGCCAAAAATACCGTTGGACAAGCGGTAACGATTTTTTGAACGAAACAAATCCCGCTTATCAAAATTTACCCTATGCTTTTTTTGGTGGTTTCAATCCTAATATCATCGAAAACAGAGCCTATCATGTTGTTACTTCAGCAATAGAAAACCCCGGATTAAAACAAAAACTACAAGCATTAGACGCAGTTTCCTTAATGTTGTTTCCGGTTTTTGTTAAAAACAAATTACATGGTGTACTGGGATTGAATGATTTGAATGAAGATCGCGTTTGGGCTGAAGACGAAGTTCAAATTTTGCAAACTTTAACAATGAATATTGGATCTTCGATAGAAAGAATTGAAAATGAAATTACTATTAATGAAAGCGAAGAAAAATTTAGATTATTAGCCAATAATATTCCGGGAACGGTCTATTTATCTGAAAATGATGAGGATTATACTAAGATCTATCTAAACGACGAAATTGAAAAACTAACAGGTTATCCTAAAGAAGATTTTCTTGAAAAAAGAATCATTTATAAAAATTTAATCCATCCCGACGATTTAGAAAAAACACTTTTAAAATCAAGCACCAAACTAGCAAAACTGGAAGCTTTTCATTTAACCTATCGCATCATCAACAGTAAAGGCGAGATTGTCTGGGTAGATGAATTTGTAGATACTGTTGTTAAAAACGGTGAAATTAAATATATCGAAGGCATCATGCTCGATATCAGCAAACGAAAAGAAGCCGAAAAAGCAATTAAAGCTAAAGAATATGCCGAAACAGCTAATAAAGCCAAATCGGAATTTTTAGCTAATATGAGTCATGAAATCAGAACGCCTCTCAATGGAATCATCGGTTTTACCGATCTACTGATGAAAACAAAACTGGATCATATTCAGGAAAAACACATGATTACAGTCAATCAATCGGCACTTACCTTGCTGGAAATTGTCAATGATATATTGGATTTTTCAAAAATAGAAGCCGGTAAACTGGAATTACACATTGAAAAACAGAAAATAAAAGAATTACTAACTCAGGTTATCGACCTGATTCAATTTGAAGCAAATCAGAAAAAACTAAAATTAGAATTAAATATTGCACAGGATGTTCCTGATTATTTCTGGATAGACATCGTTAGAGTCAAACAAGTATTAATGAATTTACTGTCTAATGCTGTAAAGTTTACCGAAAAAGGCTCTGTAAAATTAGACATCAGTGTAGAAGAAAAAATAAACGATAACCAAACTAAAATTCGCTTTGCAGTTATTGATACAGGAATAGGAATTTTAGAACAAAATCAGAAAAAAATATTCAAAGCCTTCTCACAGGAAGATAGCTCAACAACCAAAAAATTTGGAGGTACAGGTTTAGGATTGACTATTTCAAACAAACTATTGAACTTAATGGATAGTCGCCTAAAATTAAAAAGTGAAATAGGAAAAGGAAGTTGTTTTTATTTTGATTTGGATTTAAAAACAAACAATCAAAAATTAGAAATAAAAACAGCCGAACAATTAACTGTTAATGTCGAAAATTTCAATTTTTTCAAAGAAAATCCTATCTTTAAAGATGCTAAAATTCTGCTTGTTGAAGACAATAAAATCAACATGCTTTTATTAAAAACCATTATCAAAAATACCATTCCCGAAGCTAAAATTTTTGAAGCAGCAAATGGTCTTGAGGCAATCACACAATTTGAAACCATTTTACCCGACATTATTTTTATGGATATTCAAATGCCAATAATGAATGGTTATGAAGCCACCGAAGAAATTAGAAAACTTACATCAGGAAAAAATGTTCCTATTATTGCCATAACCGCCGGAGCCGAAAAAGAAGAAAAAAGTAAATGCCTCGAAATAGATATGAATGACTATATTTCGAAACCAATTGTAAAAGGAGTCGTCGAAAAAACACTCGCTAAATGGATTAAATAA
- a CDS encoding RluA family pseudouridine synthase: MKELSTKNNLQVLHEDNHIIVVNKRVGDIVQGDKTGDKPLSEVVKEYIKDKYNKPGEVFLGVVHRLDRPTTGIVVFARTSKALTRLNDLFKNRETQKTYWAVVKNKPSQNEAKLLHYIKRNEKNNTSKAHIKEVPDSKMASLDYRVIKELNNYFALEINLHTGRHHQIRAQLAAIGSPIKGDLKYGFDRSNPDGGIHLHARKLVFVHPVSKETLTIVAAVPNDVIWNAV; encoded by the coding sequence ATGAAAGAGCTTTCTACTAAAAACAACCTTCAGGTTTTGCATGAAGACAATCATATTATTGTTGTCAATAAACGTGTGGGTGATATTGTTCAGGGCGATAAAACAGGCGATAAACCACTAAGCGAAGTTGTAAAAGAATACATTAAAGACAAATACAACAAACCCGGCGAGGTTTTCCTTGGTGTGGTGCATCGTTTGGATCGTCCCACAACCGGAATTGTGGTTTTTGCCAGAACCAGCAAGGCTTTAACCCGATTGAATGATTTATTTAAAAACAGAGAAACTCAAAAAACTTATTGGGCGGTTGTAAAAAATAAGCCTTCGCAAAACGAAGCGAAACTACTTCATTACATCAAAAGAAACGAAAAAAACAATACTTCTAAGGCACATATTAAAGAAGTTCCCGATAGCAAAATGGCGAGTTTAGATTACCGAGTAATCAAAGAACTCAACAATTATTTTGCATTGGAAATCAATTTACACACAGGAAGACATCACCAAATCAGAGCCCAATTAGCCGCAATAGGAAGTCCTATAAAAGGCGATTTAAAATACGGTTTTGATCGCAGTAATCCCGATGGAGGTATTCATCTACATGCGCGAAAATTAGTTTTTGTACATCCAGTTTCCAAAGAAACACTTACTATTGTTGCAGCTGTTCCAAATGACGTTATTTGGAACGCAGTATAA